A window of Vulpes lagopus strain Blue_001 chromosome 16, ASM1834538v1, whole genome shotgun sequence genomic DNA:
caaagaaaaaaaaagtaataatttatcCAAGACCTGAGAAGGGGAGGCAAGCCCAGAGCACATGCCCTGGCACTCAGCCTAAGGATTTTGTCCAGCTTTGTTCCCTCAAGCCTGCCTTCTAATGATGAAGTAGAAGGAGCTTTGCACTACATTACTAGGACTTTGAAATGGACAAAGAAATGTAAGCAGAAGTGAAGTCTGTCCTATGTGGGTGGAAACTTTTAAGAGCCAATGAGTAATTTGCTACATTCCCTCTTCCTTCGGAGACAAGGAGAAAGTTCTAGATGGTGGCTCCTTTATCTAGGTCCCCAAGTGAGGACAGCATACAGCACATCCCCCCTGCCTACATATGAtggacacaggcagagcaagcaAGAAACACATTTGCTGTTTTAAGTTACTAAGATTTAAGGGTTGTTTGTTACTGAGGCATAACCCGGCCCATCCTGACTGACACAATTATCCTAAGTAAAGGAACTCCTATCCCAGATTTTGATAAGGTATACTTTGCTATCACCCCTGAATTTCTTCCTGGAGGCCTACCTCCACACATGACCTCCAAGAGCAGCCTTCCTAATTCCCAGAGAGTCCATGGCTCCCATATGGAAGCCATCTGGAGATTCTCCCTCCAAAATAGTCTACTCACAACAGTCCACTCCTGCTAAAAGCCACTCCACTCCTCCTTTTCCAGAAGTCCAGTGAAAGCCTCCACCGAGGTTTGATGGAAAGGTGTGTAATCCACCATACATCCTGTATTgttccctcctcccagctcctggccctGAAGGATGCAAGGCTGGCAGGGCCCCCTGGCCACTGAGGGAACAGGAGTCACCCAGTCGCCATGTTCTGACAGCTTGTCACATTATTTTTCCCTGTGGGGGCTCTGATCCCTCCATCTAACCTTCTTCTCAGTCCCCTGAGACCATGGGCCTCTATACAAGGCTCCCCAGGCAAAGCAAAGCAAGATTGATGCCCTACAAACGGCCTGCCATGCCCGAGAGGGCTCTCCGTTCAATGCATGGAGCAGCCCATTCTTCGCCATCTCAGGTTCCCACACTGGACACCAAAGCGGGAGCTTGGAGCCAGGGCAGCAAGAATTCAACCTTTATTCATCCCTGAACACAAATGATCCACCACACTCCCCTAATCTCCTTGGCCCTCTCACCTTACCTACTCAAAATCTTTCCAAAGTGCCCAGGCCTTCCTGGAATAACGTGTGATTCACGCTGCCCTTTGGACAGAGGCGCTGGAGCCAGGAGAGGATCAGAAAGTTCGGAGGGAAAATATCCATTTAAATATTGACCACGGAGCATTTCCCCCTGCTATTCCCACCCCCACCGATGTGCCTCCTTCCTCATTTGGCTCTTATTACAGCAAGTAGCACCTTGAGAACAGTAGGCTGGATTGTGCTGCTGAAGAATCATGAATTAGCATTAATACTGATTGTTATTTGCATCCACAGTTCCCTGCACTGCAGGTAAAAGCCTCCTAAAGGTTTGGGCCTAAGAGCAGGGCTTCGGGGACTTCCAGGGGGCTGTCGAGCAATccatataaaaatgatttcatctAAATTCCCTGAGTGGTTTCATAGACCAAAGCACCTCTGAAGGACAAAAAGACAACTGTAAAATTACCTGAAAATAAATGCCTCCAAAGTGTTCAGAAATAATCCAGGGTGAGGAGAATCGGGAGGCTGATAACTAATCCatcagctccttttttttttttttttttttttttttttttttttttatcctgcatCTAGACTTTTTTCTTCCAAGGCCGCAGCCTGTCACCGTGCAGTTTATCAGCCGTCACTCCATCTCGATTCTGGATGACATGAGATCAATGGCCTAAAACTGCTCTCAGATCTACGGAGAAATTTATAACACCAGGCTCTGCTGTGCCCTGGCTGGGCCCGGGTCCCAGGGCTCCGAGGGTGAGCCTGCCATGCAGActtcatttccatttcaaaagtGGATTGTGACCCACTTGGAGAAGGCGAGTTCAAGCCATCAGATCCAAAGGAAAGCCTGAGTCAGAAGTCTTCAGCACTTACAGAACAATAACTTTGAggaaaggggcaaaaaaaaaaaaaaaaaaaaaaaaacacaaccaatgATTAAAATTCTCTTCCCCTTGAAAAGACTCTAGCTtcttgctttaatttcttttgaatcATGTGGGATTTATTAATAACAAAACCCCAAATTTGCAACAGCATGTTTTAGGCTTTGAAAGCAATTAATCCATCCAATTTATTTAACTACAGAACTCCTGAGCATGGTTTGAGCAGAGATTTGTGGCTCTTTGAATCCTCACTGAGGGCTCCTTTGGTTATATACAACCTCTCTACTTCCACCATGAACTGTGTAATTTGGTTCTAATTTTGCCTCAGAGTGCCTAGGAACCATAAGCGAGGTCCAGGAGCCCAGGCTATAGGATATCCTATATCCTATACTTTTCAAACAAAACACTTCAGGGAAATTCTTAATCGCCCCCACCAttcccccctccacacacactaAATCCTTGGATGACAAGGGGAACCTTGGCTCTCTGTCCACAACCCCAGGCTACAGGCAGCTTTGGAACACACAGCTCCTCACTGCCCTCgcctccacccctccccgcccctccgcaCTATTTGTCTTGAACAGATACCCAACAGAGGATATACTGTGGGGACTCTGGACCTGCTCCTGGCTAAACCCAGAGAAGCCTCAGCTTTCTgagcaaaaagaaaaccctacTGTCTGCTTGAACTCTCCTTGGAACCAGACATCCAAGAGGAAGTTCCCAAGAGGACCTGCATTCTCCAGAGGATGAATCCTCTGGCTGGGCCCACAGACAGCAAGTGTCATCTCAGTGTACGCCTCTCCGACTTGAGTCTCTTGGGATTCAGCTAGACCACTAACTAGCTAGTCACTGTTCCCAAACCAGTCACTTCAGACAATTGCCCTTCACCTTCCTCCTAGAATAGAGTCTACCTGTTTAGGCTTTGTTCacttctctgccctgcccctcttCCGCCCTCTGTTTACCCTGGTGAACCTGTGATTTCAGAATGACCTCCTTCAACCCCATTGCCCAAGGATAGAACTGGAATTCCTCAACGTGGTGTATGAAGCACCAGCCTGCTCACTCTGGCTTTCTTCAACCCAAGGTCCCTCCTCCAGGCCTAGGATCTTCATGCCATTGAGCTGTTCCTTCAGGAGGGAATGCCCTGTTCATCTCCacaccttcctctctctctacccctagCTAATGTCTGCTCATCCTTCAAAATTCagctcaaatgttacctcctGCAGGAAAATTTCCCTGAGCATCTCTACTCCTTAGCACAATTGGGCCCCCTTCCTCTGGGTTCACGAAGGCATGCAATGCATACCGGCACCACTGCTCTTGACATGTGACGTGTGTTCAGATATTCCACTCCCCTAAGGACTGTGGGCACCCACCTGGGATGGGCTGCTGGGTAGGCCTTTATCAGAGCAATCCTCACACCTGATTGTGGTGTCCTTCCTCTCCTAGTTTTCCTGCCTCAGGACTGGCAAGCAGAGTCACtgatttcttctccttctttttcttcttcttctccttctcctttctccttctccttcccctccttctcctcctccttttcttttcttttaaataaagtgaGGAGAGAAGCATAGAACAGAttttccctcacagccctcagaaggaccctgccgacaccttgatgttggacttccagtctccagaactgtgagaatataaatttctgttgtaaACCAGGCAGTTTGTGGCAGCCCTAATAGACTAAAGTTGAAGAGAAGCACAGAGTCACACACTGGCTCCGTGTAAGTCACAGAAAATCACCTGGTACTCCTGAGCATCCTAAGAGTGAAAGTCTTCTGGAATGTTCTCACTCCCCCAGAATAACAAGTTGCTGTCTACTAAATATTTGTCTTGTAGGTGGTTTCAGTCATGATACATGGCTTTTACGGAAATGGGTGGTGAGAAAGTCTACTGGGAACTGCTTTTTGCCATCATCTGATCTCAACCAGAGAGTAAGGTAccaaaagattttgaaatgacATGAGAGCAGAAAAGTTACTTGAACTCTCACAtgaccatttttttccttcccttgtgAACCCATAAACCTACAACTATATCTAATTGTTTCCCGAagggtgggaggaaaaaaaggggtaAGTAGGATAGTTGTAAtgaaagcaaagaagcaaaaaggaaacaggaggcttgctgttttgttttgttttgttttttctttctgattaaatACGTCACCTGAGAACTAAAAGGTTTAGATGACATGGCTTCTGATGTTTCTTCCTTGTGctttaaaaggaaatgataattaACATGAGCTCAGGGCTTCCTAAGCACCTGACACTGTATTACCTTACACAAGTCAACTTTAcaaggtattattattaatagcCCCCTTTACAGAGAGATCAAGTAATTTGCCCAGGGTCGTACAGCAATTCAATGGTcaaagatttgaacccaagcagcaTGATTCAGAGCCTGTAGCCAACAGCCAAGTTGTGTTTCTTATCAGGTGAGGGTGGAATTCCAAAGCATCCTGACACAcagaacacaaacaaaaatgaggAACCCAAGACCTGGACTTGGTCCAGGGTTTGTGAGCATCTGGTACTGGGATCAGTCCAAAAATCAATGTTTAAACAACATTTACCTTCACCCCCAAACTGCCTCACTGGCTCACTGGCTGCCTGCTGAGTTTGAATCAGGGCTATGGAGGATGCTGTTCTGTGGGTACCAAAGTTTAAAAGTCTCAATGCCAGTACTGACAGCCCAatataacagagagagagacgcatttttttaaaattatcaagttAGCATTTGGAGTGTAGAAAAGAGCTTGGCTGCATTTCTAGAGAGCAAACCCCAGCAAAACCCAGCGACTTAGGAATTCTGAGATTTCTACAAAGTATGCTTTCGTTACAAGGATGAATTGGATGCCTCTGaagtgctgcctgtgttctctgcttgGAGGAGCCCTTGCTGCAAACCTCCCTGGAAGAAGGTTTATCCGATGCAGTGAGCCTgttgaagggggtgggggggttgggggagatggGCCCTGggcttataatattttttaaatagttaaaaggttaaaaaaaaaaataacccctcTCCGCACCCATCCTTAGAATTACACTTTCGAGCGAAGTCTAGTTCCCCCTCCTGATAGATATAatcctaattaaaaataaattacatgctGTATAGAActttaaatggaaaagataatCCTATTACGTATGAGAATATATCCTGATTCTCTTTCCCGCTAAACTGTGGGAGCTATCAGATCCGCCTGAGCCCCCCATTGTCGCAGCTTTGAAAACTTTTCCTGCAGCCCTAATCCGTCACGTGACGCCCGTGTCAATCTCGGAGCCTGCACGCGAGTCTCACAAAGCAGGCATTAGGCTCGGGCCCAGAAACCCAGCTTTGCGGAGCCCGCAACATTTGCATTCCGAGAAAACGCCAGCCATTGTGGGCCTGTGTTTGTTCTCAGGATTGCAAGACAGTTGCGGGCGAAGTTGCTAAAACCTTAAGAGAAAGGGGCTCCTTTGAGCCAGCCCCGGGCCTTTGGTATGATAACAAGTCGATCTGAGCTGCTTTTGTAGGGGCTGGAGCAGCGCTGGGGGAGggagtccccctccccccctcccttcctcccctccaccgcccccccccacctcccccatctCCACCGACCCCACCTCCCCGGACACTTTGCATCCCCCGGGAGATGCTGTAGGCGCTGATGCGCTATTTTAAATCCTATTTCCATAATCTGGAGGCCGCaggcggcggggcccggagctCCTTCTGCTCGCGTGCCTTCACACCTCTGCAGCCGGCTCGGGAGGCCGTGCCCGCTGCTCTGCTCCTGCAGCTCAGCCCCGGGCTCTGCGCCGCCGCGGCCCGGGTCCCTTCCGAGCGCCCGAGTCTCCCCGCCCGGGATAGAGCGCTTTGCACGGCCCACTTAGgccgcccccctccaccccgacACCCCTCCTCCAGCTTGGCTGGcgcccgctcccccgccccccgccccagcacgCCTTCGCGGATTTCAGGAGCGTGATGCCGCGAAGCGCTTGGAGTAGAAATATTAGGTAGTTCTGATTCTCCAGCcgagcaaaaataaatttaaacagcGCGCGGCTGGGGTCCTTTGGGGTCCAGCCCAGAAcgcaggggcgcgggggcgcagggggcgcaggcTGGGGCCCGGCTTCCAGCCACTTGCGCCCGTGCTCCAGCCAGCTGTCTACTCCCGGGAACAGCTGAAAGCATCCTTTTCTCTGCGACTCCGGTcccgctgcccccaccctccccagctcGCTCCCCACGTGCTCGGCTCCGCAGCGCAGCGCCCAGCAGACCTGACCTCCCCGGGTTACAGCAGCGGCCGCGGGGAGGCCGCTGTCCGACTGCCGGGTTCTGAATCTGTCCGCGTCCCGGCTGCCCCGGGAAGGGCATAATGAGGGGGAGGCCGGGACCCTAAGAGCGCTAAAGGTCACCTGCAGGccccaggctggggtgggagtgCTGCGAGGCGCGGACAGAAGACAGAAAGTTCTCTGGGCTGTGCATGCCCCTGAGGAAGGTCCCTCTGCTGCAGCACGGAGAGAGCAAGCTATTAATTGGCagctgggcggggtgggggggggaagtgGAAGAGAAGGCTGGgaatcgggctcctgcagggggcGTCGCCTTTCCCTAGTGCCTGCGCCGCTGCAGTACCTGGCTTCGCTGCTTTTAGCAATACCAGGGCAGCAAGGTGGAGGAGGCGGGAAAGGAACCCAGAGTCACCCACGCGCTAGGGAAGCCCCCAGCTACCCACAGCCCCGCCCTCTTCCCAATCTCAGGAGAGCTCTTATTTATTGATCGCTGGGGCtgcatttttcccccctttggcaATTCCAGGGCTCCTACttcattctcccccacccccgctgcaCCCCTCACCCCGCCTCCCCTGCGTGGTCTCCCTACTTCGGGAGGCGGGCGGGAAAACCTCCCGAAGGTGTTCTGAAAAGACCTCAGGATGCATTCCCTCGGGTCTGagcaaaaggaaaacacagatgGATGCTGACAGTAGGACTAAAAATCTGGATTCGGAAGAACGTTCCCTAAATGCAGTCTGCTTATCAAATCCAtcgccttttaaaaaaaaaaaaaattcttccaatgtgtggcttttgtttttaCCTCTCCTCCGTGTGCATTTGCATAACCTGCTCCATAAAGCTCTTCAATAAGAACTCGGCTTGTCCCTGCTTGGAGCTCCAACTCCCGGGTCTTCTCGGATTCTGAGGGTGGGGGACTACCTGTGGGGGGTCTcgcccagcctggcctgggggggggcggggggggccgggaTCCGCCCAGCCCAGAGTTTGGCAATACCGAAGCTCCACACGTTTGCAGGCAGATGGTTAAGTTCCCCCAGGTTCGTGCCAGGTTTCAACGTCATGCTGTGATTTTGTTCTTCTGGAACGGGATGAGTGTTGCTTCTCGGAGCAGCCCTATTAGGACAGAAAGAAAATCCTCTAAATAAGCGGAACCAGGCATCAGGAGGGAAAGTTCTCTAAATGCACTTTAATACGAGCCGGGTATTGTGTGGAATTCAGCGCCCATCACCGTTTAGCCGGAGAGTTATGGCAGTGATTGGGGATGAATAGAGGAACATAATGGATACATGTGGCGTTTGCTCATTATATTCAAGTTAGCCCAACTCCGCTGTGGAAACTGTTCAACTTTCTCTCCCCTTAGCTTGTCACAGTGAAATAATACAGACATTGGGGCCTCCAATGGGATCGCCTGCCATGCCATTCTATTTCCACTGCTAACGAGGGCTTCATAAGCCTTTGATACAGTCTGATCTTTGAAATCTTTCCAAATCTCCTCAAGCTTATGCTAAATCctatttggaacttttttttttttcctggcctgCTAGCGGCCCAGGGCTTAAGAAAGCCATTTGGACAGTGACATGCATACTAACATCGCAGAGCTCTTTCCTGAAAGGGAAGTGGCAGCCCTGATCGCCGAGGCTCACACGAGCAAATCACAATTTGGCGTCCGCAATTTTGAATAAAATCAATTTCCCCTCGTCTTTGGGATTTCCTAAATCGACACGGTACTGCCGAGCGCCTTGGGAAGCTGGGACAGAAGGCTGTATAGGAAGACCTCACTGGGCTGAGCAAGTCGGTGGAGGAAAAAGGCGAGGATCCTAAACTTCGAAGgtgcaaaaggcaaaaaaaaaaaaaaaagtgggcggggtggggggtggtcctGAGCTATTGGGGCGAAACCCCAGAGTGTCTGCTCTCAGCTGGAAAAGTGGGCTCCGGACGGACACAATTAACAAAAGCATCCACTCCTTGGACTCTGGGCGACCTGTGCCAACTCCTCTGTATTCAGGGCGTTGacaggaaaggaggaaatttaaaaaaaaaaaaaaaggcgaaaggagttaaagaaacaaagaaaagattccctaattttcctttcttgttttcccCTCTAAGCCTTTCCACATTAAAGGGATTGTCAGAGGCTGGCGTAGGAGCGGCGCGAGGGCGAAGCTGCCATTGGCTGCCCGGCTCTGGCGATTTGCATATCGGCTGCTATAAAAGCGGAGGCGGCGCGCGGCGGCGCAGCTCCAGCCGCGGGAGGGAAGGGAGCGGCGTGCGGCGGGGGCGGGTCCGCGCGTCCCCAGAGCCCGCCGGGACCTCGCGCTGCAGCCCGCAGCCCTCCCGCACGGGGCTCGCCCAGAGCGTGCTCCTAGGAGCCTGCGACTGACCCCGGGACCCGCGAACCAGGGAGGGATCATCGCTCAGCCGCTCGGACTAGCACTCGGGGCTGGCGGCATGGGtcccgcggggcgcgggggcagcccctgccttctccctctacaGCTCTTCAGCCTCTGCTGGGTGCTCTCGGTGGCCCAGAGCAAGACAGTGCGATACAGCACCTTCGAGGAGGACGCCCCCGGCACGGTCATCGGGACCCTGGCCGAGGACCTGCATATGAAAGTGTCCGGAGACACCAGCTTCCGCCTGATGAAGCAGTTCAACAGCTCGCTGCTCCGCGTGCGCGAGGGCGACGGGCAGCTGACCGTCGGGGACGCGGGCCTGGACCGCGAGCGGCTGTGCGGCCGAGCGCCACAGTGCGTGCTGGCCTTCGACGTGGTCAGCTTCTCCCAGGAGCAGTTCCGGCTGGTGCacgtggaggtggaggtgagggacATCAACGACCACGCGCCGCGCTTCCCCCGGGCCCAGATCCCCGTGGAGGTGTCCGAGGGCGCGGCCGTGGGCACGCGCATCCCCCTGGAGGTGCCGGTGGACGAGGACGTGGGGGCCAACGGGCTGCAGAGCGTGCGCCTGGCCGAGCCTCACAGCCCCTTCCGCGTGGAACTGCAGACGCGCGCGGACGGCGCCCAGTGCGCGGACCTGGTGCTGCTGCAGGAGCTGGACCGCGAGAGCCAGGCCGCCTACAGCCTGGAGCTGGTGGCCCAGGACGGCGGCCGCCCGCCGCGCTCCGCCACGGCCGCCCTCAGCGTGCGGGTGCTGGACGCCAACGACCACAGCCCGGCCTTCCCGCAGGGCGCGGTGACCGAAGTGGAGCTGGCGGAGGACGCGCCCGTGGGCTCGCTGCTGCTCGACCTGGACGCGGCGGACCCCGACGAGGGCCCCAACGGCGACGTGGTGTTCGCCTTCGGGGCCCGCACCCCGCCCGAGGCGCGCCGCCTCTTCCGCCTGGACCCGCGCTCTGGCCGCCTCACCCTGGCAGGACCCGTGGACTACGAGCGCCAGGACACCTACGAGCTGGACGTGCGCGCCCAGGACCGcgggcccgggccccgggcctCCACCTGCAAGGTCATCGTGCGCATCCGCGACGTCAACGACAACGCTCCGGACATCACCATCACCCCGCTGGCCGCCCCGGGCGCACCCGCCGCCTCTCCCttcgccgcggccgccgccgccgccgccctcgggGGTGCGGACGCGACCTCGCCCACCGGGCCCGGGACGCCCGAGGCGGGCGCCGTCTCCCTGGTGCCGGAGGGGGCGGCGCGCGAGAGCCTGGTGGCGCTGGTCAGCACCTCGGACAGGGACTCGGGCGCCAACGGGCAGGTGCGCTGCGCCCTCTACGGGCACGAGCACTTCCGGCTGCAGCCGGCCTACGCGGGCAGCTACCTGGTGGTGACCGCGGCGTCGCTGGACCGCGAGCGCATCGCCGAGTACAACCTGACGCTGGTGGCCGAGGACCGCGGCGCGCCCCCGCTCCGCACCGTGCGGCCCTACACCGTGCGCGTGGGCGACGAGAACGACAACGCGCCGCTCTTCACTCGGCCGGTCTACGAGGTGTCGGTGCGCGAGAACAACCCGCCCGGCGCCTACCTGGCCACGGTGGCCGCGCGGGACCCGGACCTGGGCCGCAACGGCCAGGTCACCTACCGGCTGCTGGAGGCAGAAGTGGGCCGTGCCGGGGGCTCGGTGTCCACCTACGTGTCGGTGGACCCGGCCACCGGGGCCATCTACGCGCTGCGCAGCTTCGACTACGAGACGCTGCGCCAGCTCGACGTGCGCGTCCAGGCGAGCGACGGAGGCTCCC
This region includes:
- the LOC121476815 gene encoding protocadherin-8 isoform X1, which gives rise to MGPAGRGGSPCLLPLQLFSLCWVLSVAQSKTVRYSTFEEDAPGTVIGTLAEDLHMKVSGDTSFRLMKQFNSSLLRVREGDGQLTVGDAGLDRERLCGRAPQCVLAFDVVSFSQEQFRLVHVEVEVRDINDHAPRFPRAQIPVEVSEGAAVGTRIPLEVPVDEDVGANGLQSVRLAEPHSPFRVELQTRADGAQCADLVLLQELDRESQAAYSLELVAQDGGRPPRSATAALSVRVLDANDHSPAFPQGAVTEVELAEDAPVGSLLLDLDAADPDEGPNGDVVFAFGARTPPEARRLFRLDPRSGRLTLAGPVDYERQDTYELDVRAQDRGPGPRASTCKVIVRIRDVNDNAPDITITPLAAPGAPAASPFAAAAAAAALGGADATSPTGPGTPEAGAVSLVPEGAARESLVALVSTSDRDSGANGQVRCALYGHEHFRLQPAYAGSYLVVTAASLDRERIAEYNLTLVAEDRGAPPLRTVRPYTVRVGDENDNAPLFTRPVYEVSVRENNPPGAYLATVAARDPDLGRNGQVTYRLLEAEVGRAGGSVSTYVSVDPATGAIYALRSFDYETLRQLDVRVQASDGGSPQLSSSALVQVRVLDQNDHAPALVHPAPANGTLQVAVPARTARDTAVARVQARDADDGANAELTFELLQQEPREAFAIGRRTGEIVLTGDLSQEPPGRAFRALLVVSDGGRPPLSSSATVSFVVTAGGGRGLVAPAGAGGPERSRPPGSRLAASGPALQWDTPLIVIIVLAGSCTLLLAAIIAIATTCNRRKKEVRKGGARREERPGAAGGGASAPGSPEEAARGAGPRPNMFDVLTFPGSGKAPFGSPAADPPPPAAAAAEVPGSEGGSATGESSCHLEGQQRLRGAHAEPYGASPGFGKEPAPPVAVWKGHSFNTISGREAEKFSGKDSGKGDSDFNDSDSDISGDALKKDLINHMQSGLWACTAECKILGHSDRCWSPSCGGPNTHPPPHPPAQMSTFCKSTSLPRDPLRRDNYYQAQLPKTVGLQSVYEKVLHRDYDRTVTLLSPPRPGRLPDLQEIGVPLYQSPPGRYLSPKKEANENV
- the LOC121476815 gene encoding protocadherin-8 isoform X2, with the protein product MGPAGRGGSPCLLPLQLFSLCWVLSVAQSKTVRYSTFEEDAPGTVIGTLAEDLHMKVSGDTSFRLMKQFNSSLLRVREGDGQLTVGDAGLDRERLCGRAPQCVLAFDVVSFSQEQFRLVHVEVEVRDINDHAPRFPRAQIPVEVSEGAAVGTRIPLEVPVDEDVGANGLQSVRLAEPHSPFRVELQTRADGAQCADLVLLQELDRESQAAYSLELVAQDGGRPPRSATAALSVRVLDANDHSPAFPQGAVTEVELAEDAPVGSLLLDLDAADPDEGPNGDVVFAFGARTPPEARRLFRLDPRSGRLTLAGPVDYERQDTYELDVRAQDRGPGPRASTCKVIVRIRDVNDNAPDITITPLAAPGAPAASPFAAAAAAAALGGADATSPTGPGTPEAGAVSLVPEGAARESLVALVSTSDRDSGANGQVRCALYGHEHFRLQPAYAGSYLVVTAASLDRERIAEYNLTLVAEDRGAPPLRTVRPYTVRVGDENDNAPLFTRPVYEVSVRENNPPGAYLATVAARDPDLGRNGQVTYRLLEAEVGRAGGSVSTYVSVDPATGAIYALRSFDYETLRQLDVRVQASDGGSPQLSSSALVQVRVLDQNDHAPALVHPAPANGTLQVAVPARTARDTAVARVQARDADDGANAELTFELLQQEPREAFAIGRRTGEIVLTGDLSQEPPGRAFRALLVVSDGGRPPLSSSATVSFVVTAGGGRGLVAPAGAGGPERSRPPGSRLAASGPALQWDTPLIVIIVLAGSCTLLLAAIIAIATTCNRRKKEPYGASPGFGKEPAPPVAVWKGHSFNTISGREAEKFSGKDSGKGDSDFNDSDSDISGDALKKDLINHMQSGLWACTAECKILGHSDRCWSPSCGGPNTHPPPHPPAQMSTFCKSTSLPRDPLRRDNYYQAQLPKTVGLQSVYEKVLHRDYDRTVTLLSPPRPGRLPDLQEIGVPLYQSPPGRYLSPKKEANENV